A single region of the Aeromonas hydrophila subsp. hydrophila ATCC 7966 genome encodes:
- a CDS encoding D-2-hydroxyacid dehydrogenase has product MSQRTLLLLSQDNAHYERLLKAAHLPHLRILRADNQGEAEKLIGEAHILMAEPARAKPLLAKAGKLSWLQSTYAGVDVLLDASCRRDYQLTNVRGIFGPLMSEYVFGHLLSLMRQLPLYREQQKQRLWQSHPYHGLKGRTLLILGTGSIGQHIAHTGKHFGMKVLGISRSGRERAGFDQVYQLPALNKVLAQADVIVSVLPATRETHHLFTAPRFEHCKAGAILFNVGRGNAIHEGDLLTALRTGKLGMAVLDVFAQEPLPADSPLWGQPNLIITPHNSAYSFPEDVAQIFVRNYIRFIDGQPLDGKIDFDKGY; this is encoded by the coding sequence ATGAGTCAACGTACCCTTCTTTTGCTCAGCCAGGACAATGCTCACTACGAGCGCCTACTCAAGGCGGCCCACCTCCCCCATTTGCGCATTCTGCGGGCCGACAACCAGGGCGAGGCCGAGAAATTGATCGGTGAAGCCCACATCCTGATGGCAGAACCGGCACGGGCCAAGCCGCTGCTGGCCAAGGCCGGCAAGCTCAGCTGGCTGCAGTCCACCTACGCCGGGGTCGACGTGCTGCTGGATGCCAGCTGCCGCCGCGACTATCAGCTCACCAACGTACGCGGCATCTTCGGCCCGCTGATGAGCGAATACGTGTTCGGCCATCTGCTCAGCCTGATGCGCCAGCTGCCGCTCTATCGGGAGCAACAGAAGCAGCGACTGTGGCAAAGCCACCCCTATCACGGCCTCAAGGGACGCACCCTGCTTATCTTGGGCACCGGCAGCATAGGCCAGCACATTGCCCACACCGGCAAGCATTTTGGCATGAAGGTGCTTGGCATCAGCCGCAGCGGCCGCGAGCGGGCCGGTTTCGATCAGGTGTATCAGCTGCCGGCCCTCAACAAGGTGCTGGCACAGGCCGACGTCATCGTCAGCGTCCTGCCCGCCACCCGCGAGACGCATCACCTCTTCACCGCTCCCCGTTTCGAACACTGCAAAGCGGGCGCCATCCTGTTCAACGTGGGGCGCGGCAACGCCATCCACGAAGGTGACCTGCTCACGGCGCTGCGCACCGGCAAGCTGGGCATGGCAGTGCTGGACGTGTTCGCACAGGAGCCGCTGCCCGCCGACAGCCCGCTCTGGGGCCAGCCCAATCTCATCATCACGCCGCACAACAGCGCCTACAGCTTCCCCGAGGATGTGGCCCAGATCTTCGTGCGCAACTACATCCGCTTCATCGACGGCCAGCCGCTGGACGGCAAGATAGACTTCGACAAGGGCTATTGA
- the mepM gene encoding murein DD-endopeptidase MepM, with amino-acid sequence MKRLRPLVAQAANWEPPVPRKHFYAMLLLTAMTLSAVAILPAPGDILERPLRLELPIATNGTATNEDNTDFNDIPDHELVEAATPEDDIPTDATPQWQDYRVRNGENLTTIFNNLGLSTTTLYKVLDADTKNNLARLKPGQTIELLIDQDNILQQMKIRLNIKQTLILERTDDTYSANMLNEEVEWQKKGYDGVINGSFYVSARNAGIPANHIQKIANLFQWRLNFAKDLKKGDKFKVLVRQETVEGKSTGNTQLLGVEVFSQGQSVSAWLSEDGNYYDGQGNSLERGFRRYPTHSRYRVSSSFNPNRRHPITGQVRPHEGTDFALPVGTPVMATGDGVVLKATNHPLAGTYVVIKHGRTLMTRYLHLSKLLVKPGQKVKMGDKIALSGNTGRSTGAHLHYEVRINNRPVDAMKVKLPMAEPLSGKEKRQFLAKVKSYRKEMEAG; translated from the coding sequence ATGAAACGTCTCCGTCCCTTGGTAGCGCAGGCTGCCAATTGGGAACCCCCGGTTCCCCGCAAACACTTTTACGCCATGCTATTGCTGACCGCCATGACGCTGTCAGCGGTAGCCATATTGCCAGCACCGGGTGACATCCTGGAGCGGCCATTGCGTCTGGAGTTGCCGATCGCCACCAACGGCACCGCAACCAACGAAGACAATACGGACTTCAACGACATCCCGGATCACGAGCTGGTGGAAGCCGCGACCCCGGAAGATGACATCCCGACCGATGCCACCCCCCAGTGGCAGGATTATCGGGTACGAAACGGCGAAAACCTGACCACCATCTTCAACAACCTGGGTCTCTCCACCACTACCCTCTACAAGGTGCTGGATGCCGATACCAAGAACAATCTGGCACGTCTCAAGCCCGGTCAAACCATCGAGCTGCTGATCGATCAGGACAACATACTGCAGCAGATGAAGATTCGTCTGAACATCAAGCAGACCCTGATCCTGGAGCGCACCGACGACACCTACAGCGCCAACATGCTCAACGAAGAGGTGGAGTGGCAGAAGAAGGGGTATGACGGGGTCATCAACGGCAGTTTTTACGTCAGTGCCCGCAATGCGGGGATCCCGGCAAACCACATCCAGAAGATTGCCAACCTGTTCCAGTGGCGGCTCAACTTCGCCAAGGATCTGAAAAAGGGCGACAAGTTCAAGGTGCTGGTACGCCAGGAAACGGTCGAGGGCAAGAGCACCGGCAATACCCAGTTGCTGGGGGTGGAAGTGTTCAGTCAGGGCCAGAGTGTGTCTGCCTGGTTGTCTGAAGATGGCAACTACTACGATGGTCAGGGCAACAGCCTGGAGCGCGGCTTCCGCCGTTATCCGACTCACAGCCGCTACCGGGTCAGCTCCAGCTTCAACCCGAACCGCCGTCACCCGATCACCGGCCAGGTACGCCCCCACGAGGGCACCGACTTTGCCCTGCCGGTCGGCACTCCCGTGATGGCAACCGGCGACGGCGTGGTGCTGAAGGCGACCAACCACCCGCTGGCCGGCACCTATGTGGTGATCAAGCACGGTCGTACCCTGATGACCCGCTACCTGCACCTGAGCAAGCTGCTGGTCAAGCCGGGCCAGAAGGTGAAAATGGGTGACAAGATTGCGCTCTCCGGCAACACCGGTCGTTCCACCGGTGCCCACCTGCACTACGAGGTGCGGATCAACAACCGTCCGGTCGATGCCATGAAGGTCAAGCTGCCGATGGCGGAACCGCTCTCCGGCAAGGAGAAGCGCCAGTTCCTCGCCAAGGTGAAGAGCTATCGCAAGGAGATGGAGGCCGGTTGA
- a CDS encoding YjaG family protein, with product MFGDKFYKRLAELQPWQQTVYTLALAERMYPNYALFSQASGFGDAKAFRHALDQMWNYLTVKGSRVNLGAILEAFEVYIPEPGKFESYGAYPALDACVALGCAYNSVICRVGEEANDASHASVGTVAGFIEMLEERDLTDEELYEHEYMEAELEFQVELLKRVAHERDSDRILAIRTFAAQDGVSNIGISLEE from the coding sequence GTGTTTGGTGACAAGTTTTATAAGCGACTGGCCGAGCTACAGCCTTGGCAACAGACCGTCTACACCCTGGCGCTGGCAGAGCGCATGTACCCCAACTATGCGCTGTTTTCCCAGGCCTCCGGTTTCGGGGATGCGAAGGCATTTCGCCATGCCCTGGATCAGATGTGGAATTACCTGACGGTGAAGGGTTCCCGCGTCAATCTGGGGGCGATCCTGGAGGCGTTTGAAGTCTATATTCCCGAGCCTGGCAAATTCGAGTCCTACGGTGCCTATCCGGCGCTGGATGCCTGCGTGGCGCTGGGCTGTGCCTACAACTCGGTGATCTGCCGGGTGGGTGAAGAGGCCAACGATGCCAGCCACGCGTCGGTGGGCACCGTGGCCGGTTTCATCGAGATGCTGGAAGAGCGCGACCTCACCGACGAGGAGCTATACGAGCACGAATACATGGAAGCCGAGCTGGAGTTCCAGGTCGAGCTGCTCAAGCGGGTTGCCCATGAGCGCGACAGCGACCGCATTCTGGCGATCCGCACCTTTGCGGCCCAGGATGGCGTCTCCAATATCGGCATCAGCCTGGAAGAGTGA
- the znuB gene encoding zinc ABC transporter permease subunit ZnuB produces MDSFLLYALAAGLGIALLAGPLGSFVVWRKMAYFGDTLSHACLFGIALGILLQVDLTLAVVVCCLAMAMLLVIMSRNQQVATDTLLGILAHSALSLGLVTLSFMDNVRVDLMAYLFGDLLSVQPMDLLWIYGGGALVLLTLWRLWDPLLSMTISEELARVEGVRVDVLRCVLMLLIGLVIAVAMKFVGALIITSLLIIPAATARRFSRTPEQMAGFAALIGCLAVLGGLLLSWYQDTPAGPSVVVCATSLFILSQFKKA; encoded by the coding sequence GTGGACAGCTTTCTGTTATACGCCCTCGCGGCCGGCCTCGGCATCGCCCTGCTGGCCGGCCCCCTCGGCAGCTTTGTGGTGTGGCGCAAGATGGCCTATTTTGGCGACACCCTCTCCCACGCCTGCCTGTTCGGCATCGCGCTCGGCATCCTGCTGCAGGTCGATCTCACCCTGGCGGTGGTGGTCTGCTGCCTCGCCATGGCGATGCTGCTGGTGATCATGAGCCGCAACCAGCAGGTGGCCACCGACACCCTACTCGGCATCCTGGCCCACAGCGCCCTGTCGCTCGGCCTGGTCACCTTGAGCTTCATGGACAACGTGCGGGTAGATCTGATGGCCTACCTGTTCGGCGACCTGCTCTCGGTACAACCGATGGACCTGCTCTGGATCTATGGCGGCGGCGCCCTGGTGCTGCTCACCCTGTGGCGGCTGTGGGATCCCCTTCTCTCCATGACCATCTCGGAAGAGCTGGCCCGGGTGGAAGGGGTAAGGGTCGATGTACTGCGCTGCGTGCTGATGCTGCTGATTGGCTTGGTGATCGCGGTGGCGATGAAGTTTGTCGGGGCGCTGATCATCACCTCCTTGCTGATCATCCCTGCGGCAACGGCCCGCCGATTCAGCCGGACGCCTGAACAAATGGCCGGCTTTGCCGCTCTCATCGGCTGCCTTGCCGTGCTCGGCGGACTGCTGCTCTCCTGGTATCAGGACACCCCGGCCGGCCCTTCGGTGGTGGTCTGCGCCACCAGCCTGTTTATCCTGAGCCAGTTCAAGAAAGCCTGA
- a CDS encoding DMT family transporter, which yields MNAVGIGILYLVLGNMVAVFSDALVKVLEPDQPVFQFVFFRQLSAAILLAPWLLWSWRRNPPVALKWHLLRAHIWAVGVCLMVIALTRLPLATANALFYAAPLMMVPLAVWLAGEAISRQKVLTAFIGFVGVLIVLRPTEVNWAALAALGVALSMALNNLLIKRIPLQQPIAQTLFFTNVLSMPFIMALAWWEGGDWQWQMWWPAFGSSALIMVYAGLCVVAYRKAEASKIASAEYTGLLMAVAIGVWLFDEQPGLPLLLGCLCIILPLIAMARSKPKPQVEPAL from the coding sequence ATGAATGCAGTGGGGATCGGCATCCTTTATCTGGTGCTGGGCAATATGGTGGCGGTCTTTTCCGACGCGTTGGTCAAGGTGCTGGAGCCGGACCAGCCGGTGTTCCAGTTCGTCTTCTTCCGCCAGCTCTCCGCCGCCATCCTGCTGGCACCCTGGCTGCTCTGGTCATGGCGTCGCAACCCGCCGGTGGCGCTCAAGTGGCATCTGCTGCGGGCCCATATCTGGGCGGTCGGCGTCTGCCTGATGGTGATCGCCCTCACCCGGCTGCCGCTGGCCACCGCCAACGCCCTCTTCTATGCGGCGCCGCTGATGATGGTGCCGCTGGCGGTGTGGCTGGCGGGGGAAGCGATCTCGCGCCAGAAGGTGCTGACCGCCTTCATCGGCTTTGTCGGGGTGCTGATCGTGCTGCGTCCCACCGAGGTGAACTGGGCGGCGCTGGCGGCGCTCGGGGTGGCGCTCTCCATGGCGCTCAACAATCTGCTGATCAAGCGGATCCCGCTCCAGCAGCCCATCGCCCAGACCCTGTTCTTTACCAACGTGTTGAGCATGCCCTTCATCATGGCGCTGGCCTGGTGGGAAGGGGGCGACTGGCAGTGGCAGATGTGGTGGCCCGCCTTCGGCTCTTCGGCGCTGATCATGGTCTATGCGGGATTGTGCGTGGTGGCCTATCGCAAGGCGGAGGCGAGCAAGATCGCCTCGGCGGAGTACACCGGCCTGCTGATGGCGGTCGCCATCGGGGTGTGGCTGTTCGATGAGCAGCCGGGCCTGCCGCTGCTGCTGGGGTGCCTGTGCATCATACTGCCGCTCATCGCCATGGCCCGCAGCAAGCCCAAACCACAGGTCGAACCGGCGCTCTAG
- the znuC gene encoding zinc ABC transporter ATP-binding protein ZnuC has protein sequence MTQLVELKEVCLSFDGRSVLDKVSFTLNKGKITTLVGPNGAGKSTLSKLVLGLLTPDSGQITRSRDLRVGYVPQRLYLDPTLPLTVRRFLQLGKNGRLSIEEALNRVGAEDLLDNRMQKLSGGEMQRVLLARALLVKPELLVLDEPVQGVDINGQIELYALISQLAAEFNCAVLMVSHDLHLVMASTHEVICLNRHVCCHGEPESVARHPEFARLFGRPEQEVLAVYTHHHHCDGEHHHHEPQVPVIRLPSRNQ, from the coding sequence ATGACCCAACTGGTGGAGCTGAAAGAGGTCTGTCTTTCATTTGATGGACGATCCGTGCTCGACAAGGTCTCCTTTACCCTGAACAAAGGCAAAATCACGACCCTGGTCGGCCCCAACGGGGCGGGCAAGAGTACCCTGAGCAAGCTGGTACTGGGCCTGCTCACGCCGGATTCGGGCCAAATCACCCGCAGCCGCGACCTGCGGGTCGGCTATGTGCCCCAGCGCCTCTATCTGGATCCCACCCTGCCGCTGACGGTGCGCCGCTTCTTGCAGCTCGGCAAGAATGGCCGCCTCTCCATCGAGGAGGCGCTGAACCGGGTCGGTGCGGAAGATCTTTTGGACAACCGGATGCAGAAACTCTCCGGCGGCGAGATGCAGCGGGTGCTGCTGGCCCGCGCCCTGCTGGTCAAACCCGAGCTGCTGGTGCTGGACGAGCCGGTGCAAGGGGTGGACATCAACGGCCAGATCGAGCTCTACGCCCTCATCAGCCAGCTGGCCGCCGAGTTCAACTGCGCCGTGCTGATGGTTTCCCACGACCTGCATCTGGTGATGGCCAGCACCCACGAGGTGATCTGCCTCAACCGCCACGTCTGCTGTCACGGCGAACCGGAGAGCGTGGCTCGCCACCCCGAATTTGCCCGTCTGTTCGGCCGACCGGAGCAGGAGGTGCTGGCGGTCTACACCCACCATCACCACTGCGACGGCGAACACCATCATCATGAACCGCAGGTCCCCGTCATTCGCCTGCCCTCCCGCAATCAATAA
- a CDS encoding TAXI family TRAP transporter solute-binding subunit: MNKTGLLLALLCPLPLLADTMTIATGGEQGIYHQIAKEFCRLANKSDAGLQCKLQATSGSIENLRQLKSGETRYALVQSDWLYQASHGLGPYASQPQPELRAIFATHAEPFTIVVRADGDITSLEQLKLAPIDMGLKSSGTRQTALALFNVLGTKEQDLDLKSVANLAESLCSKQIDAYGLVMGHPNRIVLDTAKRCAVRFLPIEGETRDQLLKGVKYYQRSQVPARIYPGNLKATPTFAIAATLVTTASTPEADVYRLTKAMLTQQTKFNEQTYGYANLFHQARNKTGPVLSIDQHPGAAKYFEELKTAGKL, from the coding sequence ATGAACAAGACCGGATTGTTGCTCGCTCTGCTGTGCCCACTGCCGCTGCTGGCCGACACTATGACCATCGCTACCGGCGGTGAGCAGGGGATCTATCACCAGATCGCCAAAGAGTTCTGCCGACTGGCCAACAAGAGCGATGCCGGGTTGCAGTGCAAGCTGCAGGCGACCTCGGGCTCCATCGAAAATCTGCGCCAGCTGAAAAGTGGCGAGACCCGCTATGCGCTGGTGCAGTCTGACTGGCTTTACCAGGCCAGTCACGGCCTGGGTCCGTATGCCAGTCAGCCGCAGCCAGAGCTCAGAGCCATCTTCGCCACCCACGCCGAACCTTTCACCATAGTGGTGCGGGCCGACGGCGATATCACCAGCCTGGAGCAGCTCAAGCTGGCCCCCATCGACATGGGGCTCAAGAGCTCAGGCACCCGCCAGACGGCGCTCGCCCTGTTCAACGTGCTGGGCACCAAGGAGCAGGATCTCGATCTCAAGAGCGTGGCCAATCTGGCCGAGTCGCTCTGCAGCAAGCAGATCGATGCCTATGGCCTGGTGATGGGCCACCCCAACCGCATCGTGCTGGATACAGCCAAACGCTGCGCCGTGCGTTTTCTGCCGATCGAGGGGGAAACCCGGGATCAGCTGCTCAAGGGGGTGAAGTATTACCAACGCAGCCAGGTGCCAGCGCGCATCTACCCGGGCAACCTCAAGGCGACGCCGACCTTTGCCATCGCGGCCACCCTGGTGACCACCGCCAGCACGCCGGAAGCCGATGTGTACCGCCTGACCAAGGCCATGCTGACCCAGCAAACCAAGTTCAATGAGCAGACCTACGGCTACGCCAACCTGTTCCACCAGGCACGCAATAAAACCGGCCCGGTGCTGAGCATCGACCAGCATCCGGGCGCGGCCAAATATTTCGAGGAGTTGAAAACCGCGGGCAAGCTATAG
- a CDS encoding transglutaminase-like cysteine peptidase yields MKWLLVSTCTLALCCASVQASRLSEYIASPELRAKLQEVYGGRAIQRAEAFSRLLTPRAGTTDQQKIELVNNYFNNLTYSDDPRLWGEADYWANPLEFIGARGGDCEDYSISKYYTLMELGVDEKKLRLAYVKAVRYNQFHMVTLYFSTPKSDPLVLDNINSRILPGSKRTDLIPVYSFDAKSIWIMKSRREGTLAGSADRLAQWTSMKTRFSSEQLRSPRREL; encoded by the coding sequence ATGAAATGGCTGCTCGTTTCCACCTGCACGTTGGCACTATGCTGTGCCAGCGTGCAGGCATCCCGCCTCTCCGAATACATCGCCAGCCCCGAGTTACGGGCAAAATTGCAGGAAGTGTATGGTGGTCGTGCCATTCAGCGGGCCGAGGCATTCTCTCGTCTGCTCACGCCCAGGGCCGGTACCACGGATCAGCAGAAGATCGAGCTGGTGAACAACTACTTCAACAACCTGACCTACAGCGATGATCCCAGGTTGTGGGGAGAAGCGGATTACTGGGCCAATCCGCTGGAGTTTATCGGCGCCCGCGGTGGCGACTGCGAGGATTACAGCATCTCCAAGTACTACACCCTGATGGAGCTGGGGGTGGACGAGAAGAAGCTGCGGCTGGCCTACGTCAAGGCGGTGCGTTACAACCAGTTCCACATGGTGACGCTCTACTTTTCGACCCCCAAGTCGGATCCGCTGGTACTCGACAACATCAACAGCCGGATCCTGCCCGGCAGCAAGCGAACCGACCTTATCCCCGTTTACAGCTTTGATGCCAAAAGCATCTGGATCATGAAGTCCCGCCGTGAAGGGACGCTGGCAGGCAGTGCCGACAGGTTGGCGCAGTGGACGTCGATGAAGACCCGGTTCTCCAGCGAGCAACTGCGCTCCCCCCGCCGCGAGCTATAG
- the znuA gene encoding zinc ABC transporter substrate-binding protein ZnuA — MRILALITALLAVSLPVRALEVLTTIKPLGFIAAAITDGVSEPKVLLPTGASPHDFSLRPSDIRSINEADLVVWVGPELEGFMAKPLAKHPHVLTLTRVEGMPLFDYSKQAGHEEHADEGHEGHDHDGHEGHHHEGVDPHIWLGPTQALVIANALSETLSAQDPANAERYRANLLAFKAKVEAKDKVIAEQMKAVNQKGYFVFHEAYGYWERHYGMSSKGHFTVSPERRPGAKTLVEIRKALEEKKASCIYAEPQFSPAVIESVARNTGAKVLLLDEVGEQVPLGPDGYPRFMQQLADAFAECR; from the coding sequence ATGCGAATTCTTGCCCTGATCACTGCCCTGCTGGCGGTGAGTCTGCCTGTCCGTGCCCTCGAGGTGCTGACCACCATCAAGCCGTTGGGTTTCATCGCGGCCGCCATCACCGACGGCGTAAGCGAGCCCAAGGTGCTGCTGCCGACCGGCGCCTCGCCCCATGATTTCTCCCTGCGCCCCTCCGACATTCGCAGCATCAATGAGGCCGATCTGGTGGTCTGGGTCGGTCCCGAGCTGGAAGGCTTCATGGCCAAGCCGCTGGCCAAGCATCCCCATGTGTTGACCCTGACCCGGGTCGAAGGGATGCCGCTGTTCGATTACAGCAAGCAGGCCGGTCACGAAGAACATGCTGACGAGGGGCATGAAGGTCATGATCACGACGGTCATGAGGGGCACCACCACGAGGGCGTCGATCCCCACATCTGGCTGGGACCGACCCAGGCGCTGGTCATCGCCAATGCCCTGAGCGAAACCCTGAGCGCTCAGGATCCGGCCAACGCCGAGCGTTATCGCGCCAACCTGCTGGCGTTCAAGGCCAAGGTGGAGGCCAAGGACAAGGTGATTGCCGAGCAGATGAAAGCGGTGAATCAGAAGGGCTACTTCGTATTTCACGAGGCCTATGGCTACTGGGAGCGCCACTACGGCATGAGCTCCAAGGGCCATTTTACCGTGAGCCCGGAGCGACGCCCCGGTGCCAAGACCCTGGTGGAGATCCGCAAGGCGCTGGAAGAGAAAAAGGCGAGCTGCATCTATGCCGAGCCGCAATTTTCGCCGGCGGTGATCGAGTCGGTGGCCCGCAATACCGGAGCCAAGGTGCTGCTGCTGGACGAAGTGGGTGAGCAGGTGCCGCTCGGCCCGGATGGCTATCCCCGGTTCATGCAGCAGCTGGCCGACGCTTTCGCCGAGTGCCGCTGA
- a CDS encoding LysR substrate-binding domain-containing protein, with translation MKLPPLRAVQYFEVVARLLSFSRAAVELNVSQSAVSHQIRLLEDFLGERLLLRQGRLLSLTAQGEVYFEGISAGLGQIAQSSEQLRGGGEMRIRLAVYSSFAVKWLIPRLAGLRQLYPELDLSLEMVAEDPELSDRVADCFITVSPKGPGYMHDLLYRERLMPVCSRRLWQQVEGEWPAALWQLPLLSIQAIYKEKGEDWRRWADVGGLTIAPEARMHHFSHILLALEAANWDQGVALINDYMLQPEDPGLVRLPLHALETGDNFYFVCKRSRVHEPAISRLRQWLWQEAQASLRPGENEPLRRV, from the coding sequence ATGAAGCTGCCTCCCCTGCGTGCCGTTCAATACTTCGAAGTGGTTGCCCGCCTGCTCAGCTTTTCTCGCGCCGCGGTTGAGCTCAACGTCAGCCAGAGCGCGGTCAGCCACCAGATCCGCTTGCTGGAGGATTTTCTGGGCGAGCGATTGCTGCTGCGCCAGGGCCGGCTGCTGTCGTTGACGGCGCAGGGGGAGGTCTATTTCGAGGGGATCTCCGCCGGGCTCGGCCAGATTGCCCAGAGCAGCGAGCAGTTGCGCGGTGGTGGCGAAATGCGGATCCGGCTCGCTGTCTACAGCTCGTTTGCGGTGAAGTGGCTGATCCCGCGCCTGGCGGGGCTGCGCCAGCTCTATCCCGAGCTGGATCTCAGCCTGGAGATGGTGGCGGAGGATCCTGAACTCTCCGATCGGGTGGCGGACTGCTTCATCACTGTCTCCCCTAAGGGGCCTGGCTATATGCACGATCTGCTCTATCGGGAGCGGCTGATGCCGGTGTGCAGCCGGCGGCTGTGGCAGCAGGTGGAGGGTGAGTGGCCTGCGGCCCTGTGGCAACTGCCGCTGCTCTCCATCCAGGCGATCTACAAGGAGAAGGGGGAGGATTGGCGGCGCTGGGCCGACGTGGGCGGGCTGACGATCGCCCCCGAGGCGAGGATGCACCATTTCAGCCACATTCTGCTGGCACTGGAGGCGGCCAACTGGGATCAGGGGGTGGCGCTCATCAACGACTATATGCTGCAGCCGGAGGATCCCGGTCTGGTACGACTGCCGCTGCATGCACTCGAGACCGGGGACAACTTCTATTTCGTCTGCAAGCGTTCGCGTGTCCATGAGCCCGCCATCAGCCGGCTGCGCCAGTGGCTCTGGCAGGAGGCGCAAGCCAGCCTGCGTCCCGGCGAGAATGAACCGCTCAGGCGGGTGTGA
- a CDS encoding LapD/MoxY N-terminal periplasmic domain-containing protein yields the protein MSLAKLLNRIILILFLAGAILLFMLEVTTVRQSILDQMSANLETAITALGLVLQGTLLNDDKVLAETIVNAMFDGGFVSAVTLLDPDGQVLFQKVFHTAQQNVPTWLPSVIDMPPVKIEQELTDGWRMLGTLTLEGHTGYAYQHLWNAISRTGTALLAGLLVFTLVISWVCNRLLRPLEQINQQLVKIRKRQFSGNLASPWLQDLKELVASVNQLVSERKRDLLQQRLKISQLSKQVAISNQPLQTLTEAGEGLLQQHFFSTQGSIRLYSRLIPEVTPSLDSSPDEIRHLLDLWLHHTVEGLQLPLSLLGHADWAQFSPLLAKGRGKTLDWRWDQEHVPPLAQERLAALQEQGVEMAFSAIPMTNETFNQLDPIYPVFISCQPSQAPLYWNLVAQCLHSAGYTLLAEAGDIQDIDTLRNWGIDGYASKEA from the coding sequence ATGTCGTTAGCGAAACTGTTAAATCGAATCATCCTGATCTTGTTCCTGGCCGGGGCCATCCTGCTGTTCATGCTGGAGGTCACCACGGTACGCCAGTCCATCCTCGATCAGATGTCTGCCAATCTGGAAACCGCCATCACGGCCCTCGGCCTGGTGCTGCAGGGCACCCTGCTCAACGATGACAAGGTACTGGCCGAAACCATCGTCAACGCCATGTTCGACGGCGGCTTCGTCAGCGCAGTCACCCTGCTGGATCCCGATGGCCAGGTGCTGTTTCAGAAGGTCTTCCACACGGCGCAGCAAAACGTGCCGACCTGGCTTCCCTCTGTTATCGACATGCCGCCGGTAAAAATTGAGCAGGAGCTGACCGATGGCTGGCGCATGCTGGGCACCCTCACCCTGGAAGGACACACGGGTTATGCCTACCAGCACCTGTGGAATGCCATCAGCCGTACCGGCACGGCACTGCTGGCCGGTCTGCTGGTATTCACCCTAGTGATCTCCTGGGTCTGCAACCGGCTGCTGCGCCCGCTCGAGCAGATCAACCAGCAGTTGGTGAAGATCCGCAAGCGCCAATTCAGCGGCAATCTGGCCTCCCCCTGGCTGCAGGATCTCAAGGAGTTGGTTGCCTCGGTCAACCAGCTGGTGTCCGAACGCAAACGGGATCTGCTGCAACAGCGGCTCAAGATAAGCCAGCTCAGCAAACAGGTCGCCATATCAAATCAGCCGCTGCAAACCCTGACTGAGGCAGGAGAAGGCCTGCTGCAACAGCATTTCTTCTCGACCCAGGGCAGCATTCGCCTCTACAGCCGCCTCATTCCAGAGGTCACCCCCTCGCTGGACAGCTCGCCGGACGAGATCCGGCACCTGCTCGATCTCTGGTTGCACCACACGGTCGAGGGGCTGCAACTGCCGCTCAGCCTGCTCGGTCACGCTGACTGGGCGCAATTTTCCCCCTTGCTTGCCAAGGGCAGAGGCAAGACCCTCGACTGGCGCTGGGATCAGGAACATGTGCCGCCCCTTGCCCAGGAGCGGCTGGCCGCCTTGCAAGAACAGGGCGTGGAGATGGCCTTCAGCGCCATCCCGATGACCAACGAGACCTTCAATCAGCTCGACCCCATCTACCCTGTCTTCATCAGCTGCCAGCCAAGCCAGGCCCCGCTCTATTGGAATCTGGTGGCTCAGTGCCTGCACAGCGCGGGCTACACCCTGCTGGCGGAGGCTGGCGACATTCAGGATATCGATACCCTGCGCAACTGGGGCATCGATGGCTACGCCAGCAAGGAGGCATGA